AAAAATTCTTTACTTACAATAAGACCACATTTTACTTTATAATACCTTTTCTTTgctacataattttaaaaatacaaacaccGTAAACTATCAAGAAAAACAAAGACAACTCATTTATCATAGCATTATTTATTGCACATAAACAATTCAATACtgaccaaatattcacattacaCCTCTTTTCAAACAAACATCTAAATAACAAATGCTACATATACATTTGACAAAATTTAAGTGCTCAAATTGTCATAGCATTCACATTAACAACCAATGAACAATTACTAAAATACAACACTTTATTTCTTCTCAAACTATTGGTATATCATTCACATTAGCAAACCATGTCCATTTACATCAATAACAACTATTTATTTCTTAAACTATTTCTTGCCACACCATAACAGTACCGATTGACAATGCTTTGCAGATTACAAAATATTTACTCACACCAAGTCATAAATACACAATGTTTACATAACCACTCCTTAAACCACCTAGTACAACAAAATTAAGCTGCCTTCATGTCCATAAACTCCTCAGTATTATTTATGTACAACTACATTAAAAGAACAgcatgtaagaaatgtataacaattgaagagtttggttccaaaacgcaataaacgccatttttgaaaaaaaaaagagttactgccaaaatcagtattatatcaggtcagtagttaaaagtaaataattaattttacgcaaaatccaatacccgccgtgatattctgtcattttttctcccttttttcccaaaatgcgacaaacgccactcctccttttttacagaatgcaataaatccatttctgatattacagcggaccattcacgcaatgtaaacaaacatggcggcgcgctgagtacacggagtcctagttttcctcatctactttgtactccgtgatcaacaaacaaaacaaaataatactttaatagcattgctaaacctgtgatggttttctgtgacgggaaagaaacgtaagccatcaacagctaataatttccgcgagaggcactcggttgcttgctctccagacagcatcaagcttctcatgctaaaacattgtgttcttaatataacaaagtaagtgttttggttaatgccattaatgtttattttttaatcattgtataccactagtcaactaaataaatataaaatggtaaagatgaatgcacatttatacattgatttaatagatttatagcattttgaaataaaaaaactgtcatggatttattgcattttgtggaaaaaaagaattagtttttataataaatctttgaaaatcaagttatggatttgaattttttatgtttttataacctaaagatgctatgtgaaagtttgtaacagaaaatactggttttcatcttgtcatcttcttggtatagaaaacacgtttttaccgaaatttgtcaaaatggatttattgcgttttggaaccaaactcttcaattaCTCATCAAATGTCCCTGATGTCACTacacattaagaaatcattttcattacaaatacttatatcactcataACAGtagtctggccaggatattctcatttaaaaagtggactTTCAGCcttcaactgatgtttatgttttcattttgttttttgccCACCAGTTGTAGAATTGCAATAGCAATTTTgcccacaatcctacatactgttcctttaaattaacTTGCTGCATGCTTTCTCTCTAGTAATCCAAACCCATATCATAGTCTTCCAAAAAGACACTACATAGATCATTTACATTGTAACGATTCATTCTTATTCTAGAAATGAAAATATGTGTCAAAACTTTCTAGATATCAAACATAGGAAAATccccctttcatatgtaaagcatttTGAGTGCTGCATGTAAGTAATATATATAtgcaacaaattattattagtattaaaCATTGCATGCTTTTTAAAAGAATCATAATAAGTATCACGACCTTCAAGAAACCACATCAGATCTATATAAATTACAACACTACATGCTTACTCTAGAAATGAACATCAGTCTCTAAACataacaacaacacacacatcaCCCATGTGTAAACTGAACCACACAAATCTACTTACGTTACTATAATAACCATGCAGTGTTTTCGTGGAAATCTGTGTCAAGTCATAAAACGCACACACCCAGTTCTATTTACATTATACCGCTGCATGCTTAAACTTGGAATGAAAATGAGAGTCCACACTTTCTAGACACACATTGCACACATCCCTTTACATTAAAAGATTCCttttaacaattaaaaacaCTCTCCAAATCTCCCAACAGTTCACCATCAACTGCATCTGCACTGCCACTTGAATGTGAACATACTTTTGAGGGCCCTTCAGAGCTTTCGTCGCTGTTATCCAGGAAACTAACCTTCATCATTACGTTCCTCCAAAATTGCACCACCATTACATCATGCACAAGTATATCTGCTATCAGACGATCAGGTTCCACACTTTGTCCAGGTTTCACTCCTAGTAGCTCACGCAACTCACCATCACTCAAGTAAAATTTCTCATGTTGTCCTTCAATTAAAACACCAACATGCCCTCGAATCTCAACAGTTGTCTTGGAGGTTTTACAATAAGATGCACATTTACTGCACCTCGTCATTAAGGTTGCCATGTTTATATTCCCAAGTACATGAtactttggacaaaaatgttCAACCTTCACGTCCGCTTCCAAAATTTCACCCTTCACACTTTTAATCTCGGTCTCATCAGAATCTTTTGCTGGCCCGCAGTCTGGAACTTTTTCAATTGTTGTCTGTGCAGTTGTGCTTAGTGAAGGATTGTTTTTGTATAACCTCACGGACACATTGAACACTTTGTACCATTTTCCAACCTTTATGTCATTCACACCCCAAACAGCTAACAACATGAGGTTGTCCACATCTGCTACAATCACATTTTGCATAGGCATTCTTTGTCCTCGAACAACCGAGTCCTTCCTCTCAAAAACTCTCACAATCTTCACC
This genomic interval from Misgurnus anguillicaudatus chromosome 8, ASM2758022v2, whole genome shotgun sequence contains the following:
- the LOC129450980 gene encoding uncharacterized protein isoform X2 — translated: MASPKRALQEVEGYIHDVSDVLQSGSGSRYFTALLQDSEKNTRVVVFDLQKHNVFQCAERDRSPLKLTDIGLSPSRQAKNTNDVTVNSRTKISVVRQLSYVFEEKLSATTPLLTLGEIYKDTREYQLVSVKVKIVRVFERKDSVVRGQRMPMQNVIVADVDNLMLLAVWGVNDIKVGKWYKVFNVSVRLYKNNPSLSTTAQTTIEKVPDCGPAKDSDETEIKSVKGEILEADVKVEHFCPKYHVLGNINMATLMTRCSKCASYCKTSKTTVEIRGHVGVLIEGQHEKFYLSDGELRELLGVKPGQSVEPDRLIADILVHDVMVVQFWRNVMMKVSFLDNSDESSEGPSKVCSHSSGSADAVDGELLGDLESVFNC
- the LOC129450980 gene encoding uncharacterized protein isoform X1; translated protein: MSDVLFKHVFLFYRMASPKRALQEVEGYIHDVSDVLQSGSGSRYFTALLQDSEKNTRVVVFDLQKHNVFQCAERDRSPLKLTDIGLSPSRQAKNTNDVTVNSRTKISVVRQLSYVFEEKLSATTPLLTLGEIYKDTREYQLVSVKVKIVRVFERKDSVVRGQRMPMQNVIVADVDNLMLLAVWGVNDIKVGKWYKVFNVSVRLYKNNPSLSTTAQTTIEKVPDCGPAKDSDETEIKSVKGEILEADVKVEHFCPKYHVLGNINMATLMTRCSKCASYCKTSKTTVEIRGHVGVLIEGQHEKFYLSDGELRELLGVKPGQSVEPDRLIADILVHDVMVVQFWRNVMMKVSFLDNSDESSEGPSKVCSHSSGSADAVDGELLGDLESVFNC